A section of the Solea solea chromosome 17, fSolSol10.1, whole genome shotgun sequence genome encodes:
- the LOC131444047 gene encoding EF-hand domain-containing protein 1-like, with translation MQQWDSHKAHFHRPQTLVYQDGFNLAYHPTVGIGGEPLLLEQYITHGEIDFDFDAPQIDDLALDLSSYHRPQTLVYRDGLNVAHRPPFRSGVKPILSKKLGPRDKYEFSFKPPNIRHSQDSFVGGFSPDYTPGYINNDKVLRFFAYFKEDCQYSAKEVYCVRPVVLYFYLLDNTMEMFEPSVTNSGMLQGKRIKRHRFPKNEQGDHYVWKDLNLGIDLEVYGVMYHITQCDAFTEKFLEREGVILNDPELMPVDPYTKRREFHPPCHTTPSCFDRRGKFLAMEGKVLQFFAMWEISEDGNVPVLIKYYLVDDSVEIREVPAHSTRRDACQYFRRQRMYKRLKEKPFPRCVLEVSDEDVEEYYTPVDFQLGQRITLWSKNFFLYDCNAFTREYYQYNYPRMKMMPIEMPMAVIKEVHPDRKKLPEIPPYNGYGSLEDSLQNCLCLIPKPPRKNVLKMLENDHKVLHYSARLDSQYLEDHGRCFLLSYHLSTDTISIFEWPIPNSGIISGKFLKKTRILKPDSTMEKPEYYSPADFAIGATIEIFSHHFVLTNAARFVLTYLESMASQIPVRTLDSLRQKMGVQTTNN, from the exons AAAGCACATTTCCATCGGCCGCAGACCTTGGTCTACCAAGATGGCTTTAATCTGGCCTATCACCCAACGGTTGGCATCGGAGGAGAACCCCTTTTATTAGAGCAGTATATCACGCACGGGGAGATCGACTTCGACTTTGACGCGCCACAGATCGACGATCTCGCCTTGGATCTGTCGTCCTACCACCGACCCCAGACCCTGGTTTACAGGGACGGCTTAAATGTGGCCCACCGGCCGCCTTTCCGCTCTGGAGTCAAACCCATTCTGTCGAAGAAGTTGGGCCCGCGGGACAAATATGAGTTCTCCTTTAAGCCGCCAAATATTAGACATTCACAGGACTCTTTTGTCGGGGGCTTCTCCCCAGATTACACCCCAGGTTACATCAACAATGACAAG GTGCTGCGcttttttgcatattttaagGAGGACTGCCAGTACTCGGCGAAAGAGGTGTACTGCGTGCGCCCCGTGGTCCTTTACTTCTACCTGCTGGACAACACCATGGAGATGTTTGAGCCGTCGGTGACCAACTCCGGGATGCTCCAGGGCAAGAGGATCAAGCGGCATCGCTTTCCCAAGAACGAACAGGGAGATCACTACGTGTGGAAAGACCTCAACCTCGGCATCGACCTGGAGGTGTACGGGGTCATGTACCACATCACGCAGTGCGACGCTTTTACAGAG AAATTCCTGGAGCGCGAAGGCGTTATCTTGAACGACCCCGAGCTGATGCCGGTGGACCCTTACACCAAACGCCGGGAGTTCCACCCGCCGTGCCACACGACGCCCTCGTGCTTCGACCGCCGGGGCAAATTCCTCGCAATGGAAGGCAAG GTGCTGCAGTTCTTTGCCATGTGGGAAATCAGCGAAGACGGAAATGTGCCCGTTCTCATCAAGTATTACCTCGTGGACGACTCGGTGGAGATCAGAGAGGTCCCGGCGCACAGCACCAGGAGGGACGCGTGTCAGTACTTTCGCAGACAGAGGATGTACAAGAGACTCAAAGAAA aGCCGTTCCCCCGCTGTGTGCTGGAGGTGTCGGACGAGGACGTGGAAGAGTATTACACGCCCGTAGATTTCCAGCTGGGCCAAAGGATAACGCTGTGGAGCAAAAACTTCTTCCTGTACGACTGTAACGCCTTCACCCGAGAGTATTACCAATACAACTACCCTCGCATGAAGATGATGCCCATTGAGATGCCGATGGCGGTAATCAAGGAAGTGCACCCGGACAGGAAGAAG TTGCCGGAGATTCCTCCCTACAACGGCTACGGGTCACTTGAAGATTCCCTCCAGAACTGTTTGTGTCTGATTCCCAAACCTCCCAGAAAGAACGTGTTAAAGATGCTGGAGAACGACCACAAAGTGCTGCACTACAGTGCCAGACTG GACTCCCAGTATCTGGAAGACCACGGACGGTGTTTCCTGCTGTCCTACCACCTGTCCACTGACACCATCTCTATTTTTGAATGGCCCATTCCCAACTCGGGCATCATCTCTGGCAAGTTCCTAAAAAAGACGCGCATCCTCAAGCCAGACTCCACCATGGAGAAGCCCGAGTACTACTCGCCTGCAGATTTTGCGATCGGAGCCACCATAGAAA TTTTTAGCCACCACTTTGTGTTGACCAACGCTGCCCGCTTTGTGCTCACGTACCTGGAGTCCATGGCGAGTCAGATTCCCGTGCGCACGTTGGACTCGTTGCGCCAGAAGATGGGTGTGCAGACGACAAATAACTAG